One segment of Brassica napus cultivar Da-Ae chromosome C3, Da-Ae, whole genome shotgun sequence DNA contains the following:
- the LOC106448753 gene encoding E3 ubiquitin-protein ligase PRT6 isoform X2 — protein sequence METDSRANNSLLKRLASVGVPKKCCSKRGLVEFVRSNRSRTSEIVSALLPTDEDVKIGLKGTRERSRLSAVSPTMKKRFRESMSWLQWLMFQDEPGVSLKSLAKLNVDQRGVCGSVWGENDIAYRCRTCESDSTCAICVACFENGDHSSHDYSITYTSGGCCDCGDDAAWKQEGFCSNHKGSEQIQPLSENLAESVGPVLDALFACWNSKLLSAEGIRKKDARSNDALAVRQKMSNEMTFAVVEMLLGFYKSSESLLSFVSRRIVASSGLLILLVKAERFLDQDVMKKLHDLFLKLIGDPVFKPEFAKALVSYYPLVVSGAVEKGDDPKFMKYPILPLFSVQFFTVPTLATVLVKEMNLLAMLLGCLSDIFLSCCGEDGGVLQATKWVRLCEISDRVIADLKYVTSHDVVSKYATHEHLELSRSWLKLLTVAQGMDPLKRETGIHIEEENENMHLFFDLSHSIAGIHSLLVNGAYSPASDEQLENERTTKADGDGERYAKVGKLSHKDSVCTAMISSSFFDSSMASEVHEVDAFRTLIPSSAIWLIRECLKVLETCLGNDEGISKFLCKLVSPSGRSVSSRGPSTEVQADVRTDCRRVSRNSSDPTENASGVHILGLCDWPDIHYDVSFQAISVHLPLHRLLSLLIGKALRMCYGESTLHHGVNDFFSYVLGDFHPCGFSALVMEHVLRVRVFCAQVIAGMWKKNGDTALVSCEWYRSVRRSEQGLELDLFLLQCCGALAPADSYVNKLLSRFGLSSYLSLNLDITNEYEPVLVQEMLALLIQILQERRFCGFSTAESLRREIICKLATGDFTRSQLVKSLPRDLSKSDELQEVLDNVSDYCNPSGMNQGKYSLRSSCWKELDLYHPRLHSGELQSAEERFSRYCGVSALATQLPRWRMIYPPLKGLSRIGTCKATFQIISSALYYALQSGTSVKSRAPDGVLITALHLLSLSLDICTQQRESNIQACCVEDSIPILELSGLEIMGINQRTGYESLLSLLVSLMRTRKDDGLHQFPEAGSCNISSWIAKLLKKFSAIDSVCMKLLQSLAPEVVSQSGFDKVTSGAASDAKRKAKARERQAAILAKMKAEQAKFLSTLSSSMDDDDPRSETETSDSLMEQDSEIAVREVCSLCHDPDSKDPVSFLIFLQKSKLLSFVDRGPPSWDQRSQSEKKMSVDGVRVVLRRNFSSDSLMIPHDATSEPATDSVFESLTTRLIRNGQTEKRSSDGMGKDESNMESMEIAMYQTARRKINNVINQSLTHVDQRPHAAESSSERNPVGGLPTLQVRVPDIRSRQTSRHSDVSSDGFHPTDCDGVYLSSCGHAVHQSCLERYLKSLKERSDRRNVFEGAHIVDLKLGEFLCPACRGLANSVLPACAGDLCSVSSIQESSHDMLGKSDAQMPSLRLCEALCLLRSAADEIEDGDCVRTVSLQGDESIRKDLESVSNKLWNFYFSERQENFPGSHWLSQSIVMWDTLKYSLISMEIVTRCAKSSVFPVYCIDSLYEELNTSKGTALSLLLRVVQSTRTKNALHVCQRFVGLKHLAESICSGISSSPSSSIFGSEDSLKNINLLWNRSSDPVLFHDPFSSLMWALFCLPSPFITCQESLLSLVHIFYSVSLVQTIIAYCAGRMFDLSNLDNLLSDISIALRESGGWEYFRSNNMDLSCDIKETIRKYSLPFLRRCAMLWRLLETTTSGKLHEEVDKFDESTSDNMDFMHSPQSELNHVNELEKMFKIPPIDTILSDELLRSSTQTWLGHFQKEYKVYRVKEPLCITPVVPFQLMKLPNLYQDLLQRYIKKPCSSCKEVLEEPALCLLCGRLCSPIRPPCCRESGCQTHAVTCGAGTGVFLLIRRTTILLQRFGRQSSWPSLYLDTFGEEDTNMFRGKRLYLNEERYAALTDMVGSHGLDQSSKVLNQTTLGIFLT from the exons ATGGAGACCGACTCGCGTGCAAATAATTCTCTCCTCAAG aggcTTGCGTCTGTTGGGGTACCTAAGAAATGCTGTTCCAAGCGTGGCCTAGTGGAATTCGTTAGATCTAACCGATCCAGGACTTCGGAGATCGTCTCTGCTCTCTTACCTACAGATGAGGATGTGAAAATTGGATTGAAGGGAACTAGGGAACGGTCTCGCTTGTCTGCGGTGAGTCCCACCATGAAGAAGAGGTTCAGGGAGAGCATGAGCTGGCTGCAGTGGCTGATGTTCCAGGACGAGCCTGGCGTTTCCTTGAAGAGTCTGGCGAAACTGAACGTTGATCAGCGAGGCGTCTGCGGCTCCGTCTGGGGAGAGAACGACATAGCGTATCGGTGCAGGACGTGCGAGAGTGACTCCACTTGCGCGATCTGCGTGGCTTGTTTCGAGAATGGCGATCACAGCTCCCACGACTATTCGATCACCTACACGAGCGGTGGCTGTTGCGATTGTGGGGATGATGCAGCGTGGAAACAAGAAGGTTTCTGTTCGAATCATAAAGGCTCCGAGCAGATTCAGCCCCTCTCGGAGAATCTAGCGGAGTCGGTTGGGCCTGTACTTGATGCTCTTTTTGCTTGCTGGAATAGCAAGCTCTTATCCGCGGAAGGTATTCGTAAGAAAGATGCTAGATCCAACGATGCTCTTGCGGTACGCCAAAAGATGTCCAACGAGATGACATTCGCAGTGGTTGAGATGCTTCTGGGATTTTACAAGTCCAGTGAGAGTTTGCTAAGTTTCGTTTCTAGAAGGATTGTCGCTTCAAGTGGTCTATTGATACTTCTCGTAAAGGCTGAGAGGTTCTTGGACCAAGATGTTATGAAGAAACTGCACGACTTGTTCCTCAAATTGATTGGAGATCCAGTCTTTAAGCCGGAATTTGCAAAAGCGCTTGTGAGTTATTATCCGCTTGTCGTTAGTGGAGCGGTTGAGAAGGGTGATGATCCCAAGTTCATGAAATATCCAATACTGCCTCTGTTTTCTGTGCAATTCTTCACGGTGCCAACTCTAGCAACAGTTCTGGTGAAGGAAATGAATTTGCTAGCAATGCTTTTGGGATGCCTCAGTGatatctttctttcttgttgTGGGGAGGATGGTGGTGTGCTACAG GCTACAAAGTGGGTACGGTTGTGTGAGATAAGTGACCGTGTCATTGCAGACTTGAAATATGTTACGAGCCATGATGTAGTTTCGAAGTACGCAACACATGAACATCTGGAGTTATCAAGATCATGGTTGAAACTATTGACCGTTGCTCAAGGAATGGATCCTCTGAAACGAGAGACTGGAATCCAtattgaagaagaaaatgagaacaTGCATTTGTTCTTTGATTTGAGTCACTCAATAGCTGGTATTCACTCTCTGTTGGTTAATGGTGCATATTCTCCTGCCAGTGATGAACAATTAGAAAATGAGAGAACCACCAAGGCTGATGGAGATGGAGAAAGGTATGCAAAAGTTGGGAAATTGTCTCATAAAGATTCTGTATGTACTGCGATGATAAGTAGCAGCTTCTTTGATAGCTCGATGGCTTCTGAAGTCCACGAAGTTGACGCTTTCCGTACCCTGATTCCTTCTTCTGCCATATGGTTGATACGCGAGTGTTTGAAAGTTCTGGAGACTTGCTTAGGAAATGATGAAGGTATATCAAAATTTCTTTGCAAGTTGGTTTCTCCTAGCGGCAGAAGTGTATCTAGTAGAGGACCGAGTACGGAGGTTCAGGCAGATGTTAGGACTGACTGTAGGAGAGTATCTCGCAACTCTTCCGATCCTACGGAGAATGCATCAGGAGTACATATACTTGGTTTGTGTGATTGGCCGGACATCCACTACGATGTGAGCTTTCAGGCTATATCAGTCCATCTACCGTTACACCGATTGCTTTCTTTGCTCATAGGAAAAGCATTAAGGATGTGTTATGGAGAATCAACTTTGCACCATGGAGTCAACGACTTCTTCAGCTATGTTTTAGGAGATTTCCATCCTTGTGGATTTTCTGCACTTGTTATGGAGCATGTTCTCCGGGTAAGGGTGTTCTGTGCCCAAGTTATCGCTGGAATGTGGAAGAAGAATGGGGATACTGCATTAGTATCTTGTGAGTGGTATCGGTCAGTTCGTCG GTCAGAACAGGGGCTTGAACTTGATCTATTTCTCCTGCAATGTTGTGGTGCGTTGGCTCCTGCAGATTCTTATGTTAATAAGCTTCTCAGTCGGTTTGGGCTCTCGAGCTATCTTTCACTAAACCTCGATATAACAAATGA gtATGAACCAGTTTTGGTCCAGGAAATGCTTGCTCTTCTGATACAGATTCTGCAAGAAAGGCGATTTTGTGGTTTTTCTACTGCTGAAAGTTTGAGAAGAGAGATCATCTGCAAGTTGGCTACTGGAGATTTCACTCGTAGTCAATTGGTCAAATCTTTACCCCGTGATCTCTCCAAGTCGGATGAGCTCCAGGAGGTCTTAGATAACGTTTCAGACTATTGTAATCCATCCGGCATGAACCAG GGAAAGTATTCACTACGGTCATCTTGTTGGAAGGAGTTGGATCTCTATCACCCTCGTTTGCATTCAGGAGAATTGCAATCTGCAGAAGAAAGATTTTCACGCTATTGTGGAGTGTCTGCGTTGGCCACTCAGCTTCCTAGGTGGCGAATGATCTACCCGCCTCTAAAGGGGCTTTCTAGAATAGGAACTTGCAaagccacttttcaaatcatttcctCTGCTTTATACTACGCACTACAGAGTGGTACTTCTGTTAAATCACGTGCTCCAGATGGCGTTCTCATAACCGCTTTGCACTTACTCTCGCTATCATTGGATATTTGCACTCAACAAAGGGAATCTAATATTCAGGCTTGTTGCGTAGAAGATTCGATTCCGATTCTCGAATTGTCTGGTCTGGAAATAATGGGTATAAATCAAAGGACTGGATATGAAAGTTTGTTGTCTCTTCTTGTTTCATTAATGAGGACTCGTAAAGACGATGGTCTCCATCAATTTCCAGAGGCAGGCAGTTGCAATATTTCGTCCTGGATTGCAAAGTTGCTGAAGAAGTTCAGTGCAATTGATTCTGTCTGTATGAAGCTATTGCAAAGTCTTGCCCCGGAGGTTGTCAGTCAATCTGGATTTGATAAAGTCACGTCAGGCGCTGCTTCTGATGCGAAACGCAAGGCTAAAGCTAGAGAGAGGCAGGCTGCTATTCTG GCTAAAATGAAAGCTGAACAGGCAAAATTCTTGTCTACCTTGAGTTCCAGcatggatgatgatgatccaaGATCTGAAACTGAAACAAGTGATTCCCTAATGGAACAGGATTCAGAAATTGCTGTTCGTGAAGTTTGTTCTCTCTGCCATGACCCAGATTCCAAAGACCCGGTTTCTTTCTTGATTTTTCTCCAG AAATCTAAACTTTTGAGTTTTGTGGATAGAGGCCCTCCATCTTGGGATCAACGTTCACAGTCAGAAAAGAAAATGTCCGTTGATGGAGTTCGCGTGGTCCTGAGACGTAATTTTTCCTCAGATAGTTTAATGATTCCGCATGATGCAACCTCTGAGCCTGCTACAGATTCCGTGTTTGAATCTTTAACAACCCGGCTTATAAGGAATGGTCAGACGGAGAAGAGGTCTAGCGACGGGATGGGAAAAGATGAATCTAATATGGAATCAATGGAAATAGCTATGTATCAAACTGCTCGCAGAAAAATTAATAACGTTATAAATCAAAGCCTTACACATGTAGATCAACGACCACATGCTGCTGAAAGTAGTTCAGAGAGAAATCCTGTTGGTGGCCTACCTACTTTGCAAGTAAGAGTTCCTGATATTCGATCAAGACAAACCTCTAGACATTCGGATGTCAGTTCAGATGGGTTTCACCCTACTGACTGTGATGGGGTTTATCTTTCATCATGTGGGCATGCTGTTCATCAAAGCTGCCTTGAACGATATTTAAAGTCCTTAAAGGAAAG GTCGGACAGAAGAAATGTCTTTGAAGGTGCACATATTGTGGATCTAAAACTG GGAGAATTTCTCTGTCCTGCATGCCGGGGACTAGCTAATTCTGTATTGCCTGCATGTGCCGGAGATTTATGTTCTGTCTCAAGTATACAGGAAAGTTCGCATGATATGTTAGGTAAATCAGATGCACAGATGCCTTCTCTTCGGCTCTGTGAAGCGTTGTGTCTACTACGATCTGCGGCTGACGAGATCGAAGATGGTGATTGCGTTAGAACAGTTTCCCTGCAGGGAGATGAATCAATAAGGAAAGATCTTGAATCTGTTTCTAACAAGCTCTGGAATTTCTATTTTTCTGAGCGACAGGAAAATTTTCCGGGAAGTCATTGGCTATCACAATCAATCGTAATGTGGGACACCCTTAAGTACTCTCTTATTTCAATGGAAATTGTTACTCGCTGTGCGAAGAGTTCAGTGTTTCCTGTCTATTGTATTGACTCCTTGTATGAAGAGTTAAATACCTCTAAGGGAACTGCTTTGTCACTCTTATTACGAGTGGTACAGAGCACCCGAACAAAGAATGCTTTACATGTTTGTCAGAGATTTGTGGGCTTGAAGCATCTTGCAGAGTCTATATGCTCTGGAATTTCAAGTAGTCCTTCGAGCAGCATTTTTGGAAGTGAAG ATTCATTGAAGAATATAAACCTGCTCTGGAATCGATCATCTGATCCAGTTCTTTTCCATGACCCATTTTCATCACTGATGTGGGCTCTTTTTTGTCTCCCTTCTCCTTTCATCACCTGCCAGGAATCTCTATTATCACTTGTGCATATTTTCTACAGCGTGTCTCTTGTTCAG ACTATAATTGCCTATTGCGCGGGTCGCATGTTTGACTTGAGTAACTTAGATAACCTGCTTAGCGACATCTCCATCGCTTTGAGAGAATCAGGTGGTTGGGAGTATTTCAGGTCTAACAATATGGATTTATCATGTGATATAAAAGAGACTATCCGTAAATATAGTCTTCCTTTCTTGAGGAGATGTGCAATGCTGTGGAGGCTACTGGAAACTACTACTTCTGGAAAGCTTCATGAAGAGGTAGAtaagtttgatgagtccaccaGTGACAATATGGATTTCATGCATAGTCCCCAGTCGGAGCTGAATCATGTGAATGAATTGGAGAAAATGTTCAAGATTCCGCCTATTGATACCATTCTCAGTGATGAACTTCTCCGGTCCTCAACACAAACATGGCTTGGACATTTCCAGAAGGAATACAAAGTATACAGAGTTAAAGAGCCTCTTTGCATAACACCTGTAGTTCCTTTCCAGCTTATGAAGTTGCCCAATTTATACCAGGACCTATTGCAAAG GTATATCAAGAAACCTTGCAGCAGCTGCAAGGAAGTTCTGGAAGAACCTGCATTATGTCTTCTTTGTGGAAGATTGTGTTCTCCCATAAGGCCACCTTGTTGCAG AGAAAGTGGTTGTCAGACTCACGCAGTCACCTGTGGTGCTGGTACTGGTGTATTTCTTCTGATACGG CGGACCACAATTTTGCTACAAAGATTTGGAAGACAATCATCTTGGCCATCACTTTACTTGGATACGTTTGGAGAAGAG GATACCAATATGTTCAGAGGAAAACGACTATACCTGAATGAAGAACGTTATGCTGCATTAACAGACATG GTTGGTTCTCATGGACTCGATCAGAGCTCCAAAGTTCTCAATCAAACGACGCTAGGAATTTTCTTAACTTGA